A single window of Thermodesulfobacteriota bacterium DNA harbors:
- a CDS encoding WYL domain-containing protein, whose protein sequence is MPEKIDPYRSYGQKLISLFAKLLFSGKSHSLIELSKMLNCSKQTVLRLVGDIRRSYGVDIEEMKEGRKRFYRIKRLSASKPVINLTDTELNALYMCKIFAQHLLGHGFLEEANRGLEKNRALFPDEKQGSFNHFASFYSGSIDYTSHHKTILLIINAMENKKICKITYKAIMSKKAKTFYIKPLKIFSHRDTVYLHAKKARTPKKPYDDPDFDPLLAIHRIRKIETTDRLFTIPKDYDFEKVFNKKFGVIKEEAFRVELEFSGWAAAYVSERIWSADQKIVKKRDGKTRLTFSTSSEPELISSMLSFGDEVKVIKPKWLVDEIKEVVNKMERVYE, encoded by the coding sequence GTGCCCGAAAAAATAGACCCTTATAGAAGCTATGGCCAAAAACTGATCAGTCTTTTTGCGAAACTCTTGTTTTCAGGGAAAAGTCATTCACTCATAGAGCTTTCCAAGATGCTTAACTGCTCCAAGCAAACTGTCCTGCGCCTTGTTGGTGATATTCGAAGATCATACGGTGTTGATATTGAAGAAATGAAGGAGGGCAGAAAAAGGTTTTATAGAATCAAAAGATTGTCCGCTTCAAAACCCGTAATTAACCTGACGGATACAGAACTGAATGCTTTATATATGTGCAAGATTTTTGCCCAGCACCTGCTGGGACATGGATTTTTAGAAGAAGCGAATCGTGGCCTTGAAAAAAACCGGGCACTTTTTCCTGATGAAAAGCAAGGTTCCTTCAATCATTTTGCATCTTTTTATTCCGGCAGTATTGATTACACTTCCCATCACAAGACCATACTGCTGATAATTAATGCCATGGAGAATAAAAAGATATGCAAAATTACCTATAAGGCAATTATGTCGAAAAAGGCGAAGACATTTTATATTAAGCCGCTCAAGATATTTTCTCACCGTGATACGGTTTACCTCCATGCAAAAAAGGCCAGGACTCCGAAAAAACCTTATGATGACCCTGACTTTGATCCTTTATTGGCCATTCACAGGATTAGAAAAATTGAAACAACCGACAGGTTATTTACAATTCCCAAAGACTATGATTTTGAAAAGGTGTTTAATAAAAAATTTGGTGTCATAAAGGAAGAAGCATTTAGGGTAGAACTTGAATTTTCAGGCTGGGCTGCTGCCTATGTGTCTGAGCGGATCTGGAGCGCTGATCAAAAGATTGTTAAGAAACGAGATGGAAAAACAAGATTAACATTCAGCACATCATCAGAACCGGAGTTAATATCAAGTATGCTTTCCTTCGGGGATGAGGTCAAGGTGATTAAACCGAAATGGCTGGTGGATGAAATTAAAGAGGTCGTTAATAAAATGGAGCGGGTATATGAATAA
- the pyrF gene encoding orotidine-5'-phosphate decarboxylase: MMKQPKDYIIFPLDLPSVRKAREYIKLLSDRVGMFKIGLELFIRSGPELIDFIHDSGTAGVFLDLKLHDIPITVLRAMEGIADLGVKFATVHCSESTKMLTAAVEGGRGKVDILAVTVLTSVSGEDIHLAGFKEEFYTDISRLVMQRAVNAKNAGCAGVVCSGLEAELIKAKMGKDFVTVTPGIRPLWQSMKKDDQQRITTPAVAIQNGSDYLVIGRPIRDAADPREAAVRIADEIEAVL; encoded by the coding sequence ATGATGAAACAACCTAAAGATTATATTATTTTCCCCCTGGATCTGCCATCTGTAAGAAAAGCCAGAGAATATATTAAACTGCTCTCAGACAGAGTTGGCATGTTCAAAATCGGACTGGAACTGTTTATACGCTCAGGGCCTGAACTTATAGATTTCATTCATGATTCAGGCACCGCAGGCGTTTTTTTGGACCTGAAACTGCACGACATACCCATAACGGTTTTACGCGCAATGGAAGGGATTGCGGACCTCGGCGTCAAATTTGCCACCGTTCATTGCTCAGAATCAACCAAGATGCTCACAGCGGCTGTGGAAGGCGGCAGAGGGAAAGTCGATATTCTGGCAGTGACCGTTTTGACCAGTGTGTCAGGAGAAGACATTCATTTGGCCGGTTTTAAAGAAGAATTTTATACGGACATTTCCCGGCTGGTAATGCAAAGGGCGGTAAATGCAAAAAATGCAGGTTGCGCGGGTGTGGTCTGTTCCGGGCTTGAAGCTGAACTGATCAAAGCAAAAATGGGCAAAGACTTTGTTACCGTCACCCCTGGTATACGTCCATTGTGGCAAAGCATGAAAAAGGACGATCAGCAGCGCATCACTACTCCGGCCGTTGCCATTCAAAACGGATCGGATTATCTCGTAATCGGAAGGCCCATTCGCGATGCAGCTGATCCAAGGGAAGCGGCCGTTCGTATTGCAGATGAAATCGAGGCAGTATTGTAA
- the selA gene encoding L-seryl-tRNA(Sec) selenium transferase: protein MDSNTQKQTLLQNLPGVDHILEMTQGESFWEHIPKTVVVSSIRTVIEDLRRGILDGVLDVTENSLSDTRILQDARNRASKIMTPKLLRTINGTGVIVHTNLGRSLLADAAVGNLTAISNRYSNLEFDLSQGKRGSRYSCVEDILCEISGAEAGMVVNNNAGAVLLCLDTIAREKRVIVSRGELVEIGGSFRIPDVMAKSGAILTEVGTTNRTHLKDYENAVENNTGLFLKVHKSNYSVVGFSSEVSLKELVDLGAKYHIRVMEDLGSGTFVDFSKYGMVKEPTVQESVITGADVVTFSGDKLLGGPQAGIIVGKKEILDQIKQNPITRALRIDKLTLAALESTLRLYRDEEKAVKAIPTLCMLTLPVEKIEIKANQLLHMLEKIEDRRLDIELMSFSSKAGGGSLPLLNLPSKCLGIRIKGISPNRIEKHMRENSPPIIGRIEEERYIIDLRTILDDELSIIVDAFQSLLDKT from the coding sequence ATGGACTCAAACACTCAAAAACAGACCCTTTTGCAAAATTTACCCGGAGTTGATCACATCCTTGAAATGACTCAGGGGGAGTCTTTTTGGGAACATATTCCGAAAACCGTGGTGGTGTCTTCCATACGAACTGTGATTGAAGACCTGCGAAGAGGTATCCTTGATGGTGTTTTAGATGTAACTGAAAACAGCCTTTCTGACACCCGGATTCTCCAAGATGCTAGAAATCGTGCCAGCAAAATCATGACTCCCAAACTTTTACGCACCATCAATGGCACCGGGGTTATTGTACATACCAATCTTGGTCGTTCGCTACTTGCCGATGCGGCGGTGGGGAATCTCACTGCCATCTCCAATCGATATTCAAATCTCGAATTTGATCTGTCCCAAGGAAAACGCGGCTCAAGATACAGCTGCGTGGAAGACATTCTATGCGAAATCAGCGGTGCTGAAGCCGGCATGGTAGTCAATAACAATGCCGGAGCGGTTCTTTTATGTTTGGACACCATTGCCAGAGAGAAAAGGGTGATTGTATCTAGGGGAGAGCTGGTGGAAATCGGAGGTTCCTTTCGAATCCCGGATGTGATGGCCAAGAGTGGTGCCATTTTAACCGAAGTCGGAACCACCAACCGTACCCATCTTAAAGATTACGAAAATGCAGTGGAAAATAATACCGGCCTTTTTCTCAAAGTTCATAAAAGCAATTACAGTGTGGTCGGGTTTTCTTCCGAGGTCTCCCTGAAAGAGCTGGTCGATCTGGGCGCTAAATATCACATCCGGGTGATGGAAGATCTCGGCAGCGGAACATTTGTCGATTTTTCTAAATACGGCATGGTAAAGGAACCCACCGTGCAGGAATCTGTGATCACCGGAGCGGATGTCGTTACCTTCAGCGGTGATAAACTCCTTGGGGGACCCCAGGCCGGAATCATAGTGGGGAAAAAAGAAATTCTTGATCAGATAAAACAAAACCCCATCACCCGGGCGCTTCGCATAGATAAGCTGACCCTTGCTGCATTGGAAAGCACCTTAAGGCTGTACAGGGATGAAGAAAAAGCCGTAAAGGCCATTCCCACCCTTTGCATGCTGACTCTTCCTGTGGAAAAAATTGAAATAAAAGCAAACCAGCTTCTTCACATGCTGGAGAAAATAGAAGATCGGCGTTTAGATATCGAATTGATGAGTTTTTCTTCCAAGGCCGGGGGTGGTTCTCTTCCCCTTTTAAACCTTCCGAGCAAATGTTTAGGTATCCGGATAAAAGGAATTTCCCCAAACCGCATCGAAAAACATATGCGGGAAAATTCTCCCCCGATCATCGGAAGAATAGAAGAAGAAAGGTATATCATAGATCTCAGAACAATACTCGATGATGAACTTTCCATCATTGTAGACGCTTTCCAAAGCTTATTAGACAAAACCTGA
- the rfbB gene encoding dTDP-glucose 4,6-dehydratase gives MKNLLVTGGCGFIGANFIRYLFSDTRYSGRIINVDKLTYAGNPENLKGIEQKYPKRYYFVKADICDAKAMSAVFKKYEIDAVCHFAAESHVDRSIVTPNTFIKTNIEGTFNLLEQARSCQDRLVLFHHISTDEVFGSLGPDGYFTEETCYDPSSPYSASKAASDHLVRAYSRTYGLPVTISNCSNNYGPYQFPEKLIPLMTLNALDGKSLPVYGEGKNIRDWLYVKDHCKAVWAIMKKGKRGQTYNIGGNCEICNIDVVNQLCDMLDVIKVDMAGKPRRRLIRFVKDRPGHDLRYAMDFSKLKNELGWQPDESFATGIEKTVKWYLNNTGWVERVKSGEYLKWIDQQYE, from the coding sequence ATGAAAAATCTTCTGGTAACAGGTGGCTGCGGGTTTATCGGGGCCAATTTTATACGTTATCTGTTTTCCGATACCCGTTATTCAGGACGGATCATTAATGTGGATAAACTGACCTACGCCGGTAATCCTGAAAACCTTAAAGGAATCGAACAAAAATATCCTAAGCGCTATTATTTTGTAAAAGCCGATATATGTGATGCCAAAGCAATGTCAGCGGTATTTAAAAAATATGAAATAGATGCCGTCTGTCACTTTGCTGCAGAATCCCACGTGGACAGATCCATTGTAACGCCGAATACATTTATTAAAACAAATATAGAAGGTACTTTCAACCTGCTGGAACAGGCCAGATCTTGCCAAGACAGACTGGTCCTTTTTCATCATATCAGCACAGACGAGGTCTTTGGTTCGCTTGGGCCGGACGGCTATTTTACCGAGGAGACCTGTTACGATCCAAGCAGCCCCTACAGTGCATCCAAGGCAGCTTCCGATCACCTTGTCCGGGCTTACAGCAGAACCTACGGACTGCCGGTAACCATATCCAACTGTTCCAACAATTACGGACCCTACCAGTTTCCGGAAAAACTCATACCGCTGATGACACTCAATGCGCTGGATGGGAAATCCCTGCCCGTATATGGCGAGGGGAAAAATATCAGGGATTGGCTTTACGTGAAAGACCACTGCAAGGCTGTATGGGCAATCATGAAAAAAGGAAAGCGGGGACAAACATATAATATCGGCGGCAATTGCGAAATATGCAATATTGATGTGGTCAATCAATTATGTGATATGCTGGATGTGATTAAGGTCGACATGGCAGGTAAACCACGAAGGCGTTTGATACGCTTTGTCAAAGACAGACCGGGTCACGATTTAAGGTATGCCATGGATTTTTCCAAACTGAAAAATGAGCTGGGCTGGCAACCGGACGAATCTTTTGCAACAGGAATCGAAAAGACAGTCAAATGGTACCTGAATAATACAGGCTGGGTGGAAAGGGTCAAATCCGGAGAGTATTTGAAATGGATTGATCAGCAATATGAATAA